A genomic stretch from Lathyrus oleraceus cultivar Zhongwan6 chromosome 2, CAAS_Psat_ZW6_1.0, whole genome shotgun sequence includes:
- the LOC127121198 gene encoding universal stress protein PHOS32, giving the protein MAKTHQVGVAMDFSPTSKLALRWAVDNLINKNDEIIMIIVQPPSADHTRKELFENTGSPLVPLEELREINFTKQYGIAKDVEVIDILETASKTKGAKVVAKVYWGDPREKLCSAVEDLHLDSLVVGSRGLGTIKSVLLGSVSKHVVTNASCPVTVVKGMQSSKSRHSYY; this is encoded by the exons ATGGCAAAAACACACCAAGTTGGAGTAGCCATGGACTTCTCTCCTACCAGCAAATTAGCACTTAGATGGGCTGTTGATAATCTGATCAACAAAAATGATGAAATCATCATGATCATTGTTCAACCTCCCTCAGCTGATCACACCAGAAAAGAGCTTTTCGAAAACACTGGTTCAC CTTTGGTGCCTCTAGAGGAATTGAGAGAAATAAACTTTACAAAGCAATATGGGATTGCCAAGGATGTTGAAGTCATAGATATTCTTGAAACTGCTTCCAAAACCAAAGGG GCAAAGGTAGTTGCAAAGGTGTATTGGGGAGATCCAAGGGAGAAATTATGCAGTGCTGTGGAAGATCTTCATTTGGATTCATTGGTTGTTGGAAGCAGGGGTTTAGGTACCATTAAAAG TGTGTTGTTAGGAAGTGTTAGCAAGCATGTGGTTACAAATGCTTCTTGCCCGGTCACTGTGGTCAAGGGAATGCAATCTTCAAAGTCTAGGCATTCATATTATTGA